The proteins below come from a single Drosophila teissieri strain GT53w chromosome 3L, Prin_Dtei_1.1, whole genome shotgun sequence genomic window:
- the LOC122617550 gene encoding uncharacterized protein LOC122617550 has translation MFRIIAVFFALVAVAFAAPGYIEPSYGVIPVASVVPVVKSVPVVKHVPVVQHVPVVKHVPVVQHVPVLKSYAVPAYGHHIYHG, from the exons ATGTTCCGCATT ATCGCTGTGTTCTTCGCCCTGGTTGCCGTGGCTTTCGCTGCTCCTGGCTACATCGAGCCCTCTTACGGAGTGATCCCTGTGGCTAGCGTGGTGCCCGTGGTGAAGTCCGTGCCGGTGGTGAAACACGTTCCGGTGGTGCAGCACGTCCCAGTGGTGAAGCATGTGCCAGTGGTGCAGCATGTGCCTGTGCTGAAGTCCTACGCTGTTCCCGCCTACGGACACCACATCTACCACGGTTAA
- the LOC122618365 gene encoding uncharacterized protein LOC122618365: protein MFRFIAVFFALVAMALAAPGYIEPSYGVVPVVKSVPVVQHVPVVQHVPVVKHVPVVQHVPVLKSYGVPAYGHHIYHG, encoded by the exons ATGTTCCGCTTC ATCGCTGTGTTCTTCGCCCTGGTTGCCATGGCTCTTGCTGCTCCTGGCTACATCGAGCCCTCTTACGGAGTGGTTCCTGTGGTGAAGTCTGTTCCGGTGGTGCAGCATGTCCCGGTGGTGCAGCACGTCCCAGTGGTAAAGCATGTGCCAGTGGTGCAGCATGTGCCTGTGCTGAAGTCCTACGGTGTGCCCGCCTACGGACACCACATCTACCACGGTTAG